From the genome of Elusimicrobiota bacterium, one region includes:
- a CDS encoding type II toxin-antitoxin system RelE/ParE family toxin, whose translation MDNYRIFETTQFIDDLGQDFSGQQDRIKRKLRAYVYPQLKQNPYFGKNIKKLTNYTPETWRYRIGDNRFFYEIDNGKKIVFMIAADSRQGAY comes from the coding sequence TTGGATAACTATCGGATATTCGAGACCACACAGTTCATAGATGATCTGGGCCAAGACTTTAGCGGGCAGCAGGACCGTATTAAACGGAAACTCCGCGCGTACGTCTATCCCCAGCTTAAACAAAACCCGTATTTCGGGAAGAACATCAAGAAACTTACGAACTACACACCGGAAACCTGGCGGTACAGGATAGGCGACAACCGGTTTTTTTATGAAATAGACAATGGTAAGAAGATAGTATTCATGATTGCCGCTGACAGCCGTCAAGGCGCGTATTAA
- a CDS encoding DUF6290 family protein — MPKVITIRLADKEYEAISTAAEAEHRPISNFITARVLEDIEASCNVDSIEMAQIKSDKKLMGKLKSGHLDAKKQNGKFVG; from the coding sequence ATGCCTAAAGTAATAACCATCCGTTTAGCGGACAAAGAATACGAAGCAATCTCTACCGCCGCGGAAGCCGAACACCGGCCGATCTCGAATTTTATCACCGCCCGGGTGTTAGAAGACATTGAAGCGTCCTGCAACGTAGACTCTATAGAGATGGCGCAGATAAAGTCTGACAAAAAGTTAATGGGAAAACTTAAATCCGGCCATTTGGACGCGAAGAAACAAAACGGGAAGTTCGTTGGATAA
- a CDS encoding SGNH/GDSL hydrolase family protein, whose amino-acid sequence MVMTSVLLLNLSFLGLSSFAGAAENTAEQEDAQPAAIDTGDENDGEGKKPKIEFTWLPFPDNSKFKVLGLYWFEENNPKFWRMPVSKFESLPKGVKRQATKPSGGRIFIKTNSTKLALRVVPHNKGNLKGMCVYINGKYLRHVIAEEPGVTTDLVLFTELDNKEKEVTVYLPYHQEIIVRAVGADKDAKFSAPEPKFANKLPIVFYGSSVCQSSGAGKVGMSYEAQICRALNLDFVNLGFGGAGKAEPEVVKLVSSIPACCYVFDLGKSYGMQDMVKFKVMLETVRKEHPAVPIIVGTPITSTREVWSDDYSKKSIHTRTVMKQAVEAVIKDGMKDVYILNGEDLLGFNEHDGLSRDGVHPSDHGFYLIATRMLPVIKKALGM is encoded by the coding sequence ATGGTAATGACAAGCGTGTTGTTGTTGAACTTATCGTTTCTCGGGTTATCATCTTTCGCAGGTGCTGCGGAGAATACCGCTGAACAGGAAGATGCACAGCCCGCGGCAATTGATACCGGTGACGAAAATGATGGGGAAGGAAAAAAACCTAAGATTGAGTTTACGTGGTTGCCGTTCCCTGATAATTCTAAGTTCAAAGTTCTTGGGTTGTACTGGTTTGAAGAAAATAATCCTAAATTCTGGAGGATGCCGGTAAGTAAGTTTGAGTCATTGCCAAAAGGTGTGAAACGGCAGGCAACGAAACCTTCCGGCGGGCGGATATTTATTAAGACTAACTCCACAAAACTTGCGTTACGCGTGGTACCTCATAATAAAGGTAATCTTAAGGGTATGTGTGTGTATATAAATGGTAAGTATCTACGTCACGTTATTGCTGAAGAACCCGGGGTTACGACTGATCTTGTGTTATTCACTGAACTGGATAATAAGGAAAAAGAGGTTACTGTTTACCTTCCTTATCACCAGGAAATTATTGTGAGAGCCGTAGGAGCGGATAAAGACGCGAAGTTTAGTGCACCGGAACCTAAGTTCGCAAATAAACTGCCGATAGTGTTCTATGGTTCGTCCGTATGCCAGTCAAGCGGTGCAGGGAAAGTCGGGATGTCGTATGAAGCGCAGATATGCCGGGCGTTAAACCTTGATTTTGTTAATCTCGGGTTTGGCGGGGCGGGTAAGGCTGAACCTGAGGTTGTGAAACTCGTGAGTTCAATCCCCGCGTGTTGTTATGTATTTGACCTCGGGAAGTCGTATGGTATGCAGGATATGGTTAAGTTTAAGGTTATGCTGGAAACTGTGAGAAAAGAACATCCGGCAGTGCCTATTATCGTAGGAACACCGATTACTTCTACCCGTGAAGTATGGAGTGATGATTATTCTAAGAAGTCTATACATACACGTACTGTTATGAAACAGGCAGTTGAGGCTGTTATCAAAGACGGGATGAAGGATGTTTATATCCTCAACGGGGAGGACCTTCTTGGGTTCAACGAACATG
- a CDS encoding alkaline phosphatase family protein has translation MQVSPKKVVIIGFDAPIVKSIKRCVKEGKMPNIAKLIQTGVWADNCLVPHPTITPPNWTTIVTGAWPGTHGITCFHIHKPGTGLDSNNTYEAFNSQDCQAEYIWEAWERADKKSIVINYPTTWPPRMKKGVQLGGFGLHINDWRHDKSGKYLGIWDYLHLLSDDQCITTEELPFADVVSLEDTGHTWKNLPPAKRSLSAKFKYGARKTRIKVTPVTYYVLVQDTDGNGYNKVSLSKSQDGNDIFLTLKQGEWSNKVSDIFETEEGKKKAFFMCKLIELSSDASKLNLYVSQPVHYGGWSFPDDIAQKLEPLNGLPLRAMEDSVNLGWIDTQTYLERAELENTWFAEAAQYLMTNNEWTLFALHAHIPDHTYHFLFHHNDPVKSKTDLETCQKVEDIFYDSLDKMVGKIFTAAGEDTLKIIVSDHGAVPTEDRMSPEFKNFSIQPLLTKAGLTAYKTNELTGKKEVDWTKTKAISQRSVYVYVNLKSRDPDGIVEPGEEYEKVREQIINLLYDYTDKHNGKKPIAFAWKKEDARILGLYGDRIGDIVYGVHAWVSGEHGRQLTTGDYGMGSMKGLFIINGPGIKKGAVLDRNVWLVDVVPTICYSMNLPIPKTVDGAVIYQVFEDIDFKSKETETLRKNYERVKTALEGQQSLTHSYDE, from the coding sequence ATGCAGGTATCACCCAAAAAAGTTGTGATCATAGGCTTTGACGCGCCAATCGTGAAATCCATTAAACGCTGTGTTAAAGAAGGCAAGATGCCAAACATAGCTAAGTTAATACAAACCGGTGTTTGGGCAGATAACTGCCTGGTTCCTCACCCAACGATAACCCCGCCTAACTGGACAACAATCGTTACTGGCGCATGGCCGGGTACACACGGGATTACGTGTTTCCATATACACAAACCCGGGACAGGCCTTGATTCCAATAATACATACGAAGCGTTTAACTCACAGGACTGCCAGGCTGAGTATATATGGGAAGCATGGGAACGCGCTGACAAAAAATCTATAGTCATCAACTATCCCACAACATGGCCTCCTAGGATGAAAAAAGGTGTTCAATTAGGCGGGTTTGGATTACACATCAACGACTGGCGCCATGATAAATCCGGTAAATACCTTGGTATCTGGGACTACCTACATCTACTCTCAGATGATCAGTGTATCACTACAGAAGAACTACCTTTTGCTGATGTCGTGAGCTTGGAAGACACAGGGCATACCTGGAAAAACCTACCCCCTGCAAAACGAAGCTTATCCGCAAAATTTAAGTACGGTGCGCGTAAAACCAGGATCAAAGTAACCCCGGTAACTTACTATGTGCTGGTACAGGACACTGACGGTAACGGGTATAACAAAGTATCATTATCAAAATCACAGGACGGTAACGACATATTTTTAACCCTTAAACAAGGCGAGTGGAGCAACAAAGTCAGTGACATATTTGAAACAGAAGAAGGTAAGAAAAAAGCGTTCTTCATGTGTAAACTCATAGAACTATCCTCTGACGCAAGTAAGTTAAACCTTTACGTCTCCCAACCAGTACATTACGGCGGATGGTCATTCCCTGATGATATCGCGCAAAAACTTGAACCCCTCAACGGCTTACCCTTACGCGCTATGGAAGACAGTGTCAACCTCGGATGGATTGATACCCAGACATACCTTGAACGTGCGGAACTTGAGAACACATGGTTCGCGGAAGCAGCGCAGTACTTAATGACAAACAATGAATGGACACTTTTTGCGTTACACGCGCATATCCCTGACCACACATACCACTTTTTGTTTCACCACAACGACCCTGTCAAGAGTAAAACAGACTTAGAAACCTGCCAGAAAGTTGAAGACATATTTTATGACAGTTTAGACAAAATGGTAGGCAAAATCTTTACCGCTGCGGGTGAGGACACACTAAAGATCATAGTCTCGGACCATGGCGCGGTACCCACGGAAGACCGTATGTCCCCGGAGTTCAAAAACTTCAGTATCCAACCGTTATTAACCAAAGCAGGGTTAACAGCCTATAAAACAAACGAACTAACCGGTAAGAAAGAAGTTGACTGGACCAAAACAAAAGCGATCTCCCAAAGGTCAGTTTATGTATATGTCAATCTAAAAAGCCGTGACCCGGATGGCATTGTTGAACCTGGTGAAGAATACGAAAAAGTACGGGAACAAATAATAAATCTGTTATACGACTATACTGACAAACATAACGGGAAGAAGCCAATCGCCTTCGCCTGGAAAAAAGAAGACGCGCGGATACTCGGCCTTTACGGTGACAGAATCGGGGATATAGTTTACGGTGTACACGCATGGGTTTCAGGTGAACACGGCCGACAACTAACCACAGGTGATTATGGCATGGGCTCGATGAAAGGATTGTTTATAATCAACGGCCCGGGCATAAAAAAAGGCGCGGTCCTTGACCGTAACGTATGGCTGGTGGACGTAGTCCCTACGATCTGTTATTCAATGAACTTACCTATCCCTAAGACTGTAGACGGCGCGGTTATTTACCAGGTATTTGAAGACATAGATTTTAAATCAAAAGAAACTGAAACTCTGCGCAAGAATTATGAACGCGTAAAAACCGCGTTGGAAGGCCAGCAATCATTGACACACAGTTATGATGAGTAA